From a single Entelurus aequoreus isolate RoL-2023_Sb linkage group LG12, RoL_Eaeq_v1.1, whole genome shotgun sequence genomic region:
- the amdhd1 gene encoding probable imidazolonepropionase: MSASYRLWVKNAKQVVVICNHGEKYLTSDGSLSLCVIQDGSLVIGSDGLIEAAGPADVIESQYSAASFERVIDATGMCVLPGLVDAHTHPVWAGDRVHEFAMKLAGATYMDVHRAGGGIHFTVAHTRAAAASDLLASLSGRLERMQRAGTTLVEVKSGYGLELQAELKMLEVMEEARRKVAINISSTYCGAHAVPKGKSVEEATEDILKVQLPELKARMSAGTLHVDNIDVFCEKGVFDLGATRAILQAGKDMGLNINFHGDELHPMDAAQLGAELGALAISHLEEVTDEGIAAMAQAETAAVLLPTTAYILRLPQPRARAMLEAGVVVALGSDFNPNAYCCSMPIVMHLACVNMRMSMSEALAAATINAAYALGRWRTHGSLEAGKHGDLLVLNAPRWEHLVYQLGGHQELIRYVVVKGNVVYDNDKTLDL, from the exons atgtcagccAGCTACAGACTGTGGGTGAAGAACGCCAAGCAGGTGGTTGTAATCTGCAACCATGGAGAGAAATACCTCACCTCGGACGGCTCGCTCAGTCTCTGCGTCATCCAGGACGGCAGCCTGGTCATCGGCAG TGACGGTCTGATTGAAGCGGCGGGGCCTGCGGACGTGATAGAATCTCAGTATTCGGCGGCGTCTTTTGAGCGTGTGATCGACGCAACAGGAATGTGCGTCCTGCCCG GCTTGGTGGACGCTCACACCCACCCGGTGTGGGCCGGCGACCGTGTGCACGAGTTTGCGATGAAG CTGGCGGGCGCCACCTACATGGACGTGCACCGGGCGGGCGGCGGCATCCACTTCACGGTGGCGCACACCCGAGCGGCGGCGGCGTCCGACCTGCTGGCCTCGCTGAGCGGCAGGCTGGAGAGGATGCAGCGGGCCGGCACCACCTTGGTGGAGGTGAAGAGCGGCTACGGCCTGGAGCTGCAGGCGGAGTTGAAGATGCTGGAGGTGATGGAGGAAGCCCGGCGGAAGGTGGCCATCAACATCTCCTCCACCTACTGCGGCGCTCACGCCGTGCCCAA AGGGAAGAGCGTTGAAGAAGCCACTGAGGACATTTTGAAGGTTCAGCTCCCGGAGCTGAAAGCGCGAATGTCAGCCGGTACTCTCCACGTGGACAACATCGACGTCTTCTGCGAAAAAGGTGTGTTCGACCTGGGCGCCACTCGTGCCATCCTGCAGGCGGGCAAGGACATGGGCCTCAACATCAACTTCCACGGGGACGAGCTCCATCCCATGGACGCTGCTCAG CTGGGGGCGGAGCTTGGCGCACTGGCCATCAGCCACCTGGAGGAAGTCACGGATGAGGGCATCGCCGCCATGGCCCAGGCTGAAACGGCCGCCGTCCTGCTGCCGACCACAGCTTACATTCTACG GCTGCCACAGCCGCGAGCCCGCGCCATGCTGGAGGCGGGCGTGGTGGTGGCCCTGGGCAGCGACTTCAACCCCAACGCCTACTGCTGCTCCATG CCCATCGTCATGCACCTGGCCTGCGTCAACATGAGGATGTCCATGTCTGAGGCCCTGGCGGCGGCAACCATCAACGCCGCCTACGCCCTCGGCCGCTGGCGCACGCACGGCTCCCTGGAGGCGGGCAAACACGGCGACCTGCTGGTGCTCAACGCCCCTCG GTGGGAGCATCTGGTCTACCAGCTGGGGGGACATCAGGAGCTCATCCGCTACGTGGTCGTCAAGGGCAACGTGGTCTACGACAACGACAAGACTCTGGACTTGTGA